The window TATATTACTATTTAACTTCTTGAAAGATTCTAATGCTTGATCCATTTTTATAATGTTAAATGAATTTAATATTTGAAACTTTAAAACTTAATGATTGTGGTGCTTTAGTATTTAGCGTCTGGGACCAGGGATGTTATATATACGCCACAGTGGTATATATATTAGAGTAGATATATTAGCTACTGTTACTTTTGCCGAACCTGAATTTAAAGTAGTTGCTACCACTAACATACCATTTGTTAGACACAACTCCAAGTACACGCTTTGAATATCCTCATCCCAACAACCCCCGACAACTCCTCCCTCTTCAAACTCTTCAGACCACCTGAGACCACCTGCATCCGCCTTCACCAGATCACCGGCCAGGGCAGCTTTGCTTTCCTGCAGGAGCATGATTTTCTCTTCGATGGTGTCGGGGGTGACTAACCTGACGGCTACTACTTTCTTCTGCTGGCCGATGCGGTGGGTGCGGTCGATGGCCTGGTTCTCTACCGCTGGGTTCCACCAGGGGTCTACCAGGTATACATAGTCGGCTTCACATATGCACTGATCTGGTGTTGGGCATAGGGTTATTCCGTTATTTTTCTCTGACGCACATTTTCTTTTGTGACTACTGATATTTTACCAAGAAAGTCTATACTATCTTCCTCTAATAGAGTCAATAAAAGTGTGCCAGGCTCATCGGGTAGGAACTGATCCAAACGGAAATAAATAATACCTGTTTTTACTACTTTTCCTTTTCTAAAAATAAGCTCACCAAAATCAGAGTCGAAAGTTAATAAGACTCTGTTTTCCTGATTAGCCAGATCCAGGACTTCTTCATCTTCAATGCCAGCATTTTTTGCACCCACATATTTTATATCCCAGCCTTTTTCCTGGAGCTGTGTGATGAGTCTGAGTGGAATGTTCTCATCTGCAAGAAATTTCATTAGGCAGATCTTCTCTTGATCTCAAATAAAAACTCGTCTTTGAGCAAATCATTTAGATAGGAGAACACCGCCTGCAGGTGCTCCTTCTTCAAATTGGGATAGTTCTCAAATATCTGAGCTTCAGTCCAGCCGTTGGCTAGTAATCCTACGATAAACTCAACAGATAATCTGGTCCCTTTTATCACAGGTTTGCCAAACCCTCTGTTTTCATTTGTTTCTATATATTCAGACCAGTTCATATTAAGCTTTTTTCTTAAGGTACGAAATTAGTATATCATCAGTTGATCTCCCTGAATTAAACTCAACTTCTTTGTATCTGCATTATTAGCTGTTCAATAACTATATCAGCAACAGATGTCCAGCCTGCTGTCTAATCTGCAGCCCCAGTTAACCCTAACATATTGTGTGTTCATCAGGAATCAAAGCCATTATGGCAAAAGGCTTCATCCCCCCAGCAACCCCAGCAAATCCTCCCTAGTCAAATTCTTCAACCCACCCGCATCTGTCTTTACCAGATCACCGGCCAGGGCAGCTTTGCTTTCCTGCAGGAGCATCATTTTCTCTTCGATGGTGCATGGGGGTGACTTACCTGATGGCTACCTCTTTCTTTTGCTGGCCGATGCGGTGGGTGCGGTAGAGGGCCTGGTTCACTACAGCGGGGTTTAACTGGGGTCTAGCAGGTATACATAGTTGGCTTTGGTAGGGTGAGGGTGGTGCCGCCTGCTTTGAGGCTGATGAGGTAAACACGGACGCTGCTATTGTTTCTGTTATGCACAAGAATGTAAAAGATAGTCGATTAGAGACATTGATCATAATTCTCCTATATCAATTCCTGGCTTAAACTGTTATTCAGGTATGAGATATTCTTATTTAATTTTATTTATTCTCCTCTCACTACCTGGCTTTTCTCAACAGGAAAACTTAATTGAAAAACGGCTACTCCTAACCATAGGAGGAATCTTAAGAAGCCCCGAGCTTATAGATCATGGAATGACTTCCGTATATTCGTATGCAATTGTTAATCGTTTTAAGGCAGGAGGGAACCTGGGAATTATGTATCAGTTAATGCCAAGACTTTCGATAGGTTACAATGCTAACCTTCGTTATGGCCTTGTTTATTTTAAAGATGGTTACCTTACCAGACCAGTAAAAGAATTCATCACAGATCATAATGTAATGGCTTCCTATAGAATATCAGATGCAGATTCAAAATTTGAAGTTTCTTTAGGATTGGGACATAGCTGGATAAACACCAATAAAACCTACACTGTGCAATCCGTAAATGGTTTTTCATTTCCACATAATCTTGACTATGGGACATTTGATGTTATTACATCCTTCTCATATCATAATTTCCATGCTGAACCTAAACTCATGTTTAATTACGATCATAATTATCCTCTTGATGTAGGGGCAAAAGATCTTAGGATATGGCTCAATTTAAGAGTCTATTATGCCTTAGGTGTTCTCTAAACAATTAGGATGCCCCGCGCCTCCAGCTCCTTTTTGATAAGCCCGGCATGGTCGGCACTACTTTTTTCTTTCTCCCGGGTGGTACCTCGTTTCTAAATTCTGATTAATTTCTTCATCTGTCAGCAGGACCTGCTTGAACTGGCCTTTGGCGTAAAGTGCTGCCTGATCCGAATAATGCGGAGAATCAGGATGGCTGCTCACGCCATAGGGAATGATCGATTTTGCTTTCACCTCGTCGCCAAACTCTATAACTGCCACATAGGAATGGCCACCTGTTGACCTTCTGACTACTTTATCCTCTATGCTGCCGGGCCACAGGCAGAACATAATTCCTGTACCACCAGGTCCTCCAGCTATGGGGAAATGTTCTAAAGAATCAGTTACGCCATACTGGCTGTTATTTTGTACACGCTGATGCCGCATAACATCCCCCCAGGCAATCTCCCAGCTCCCCTTATCCTTTTGAAGCAGATCAATGGTCTGTTCCAGCGCGATAACCCTCGGCCAGCTGCCATTCATAGTGTTTTTGAACAAAAGCTCATCGTAGATAAAGTATAGGGTAGCAGCCTTCGAGTCTGCACTGGCATACTTATCCCATGCCTTTAAGAGTTTTATTGCTTGCCTTAATTTCAGGGCCCTTTCTTGATCAGTCTGTGTCAGCCGGTCGTATTCAGCAAAAAGCGCTGGCAGGGTTTCTCCGGCCCTGTGCACATAGGTATCCATGATGGCGCGCTCCAGGTCTTCCATGGTGATCCCATTCATGCTATCCAGCATGATCCGTGATCGTTCCGCTCTTTCAGTGTCCCGCTGCAGCTGGGTCATGTAGCGGGGAAATTTGCTGGCATCAGGGTTTTCGGCTGTGGTCGTAAGAAAGGGGTCCGAGTTACAGTTCTGCAGGTACCCTGTTTTTGGGTTCTGCAGCTGCGGGAGCTCCTCCAGGCTATGGTACCCTTTCCACCGGCTCCTGGGGTCGCTGCCATCCACAGGTTTTGACCAGTCTAATGATTCGTCCCTTTTCGGGATGGTGCCATTGTAGACGTACATGATATTGCCCTCTTTATCGGCATACATAAAATTATGATAGGCAATAGAGGTACTGGCAATGGCGGCTTTAAAATCCTTTAGGTTTGTGGATTTACTCATCTGGTAAAACTGCGGAATACTTCCGCCATTTTCCACGCCCACCGATTGGTAGCTCATCCCCTGTTTCCCATGCCGGGATAGCACGGGCCCATGAATGGTTTTTAGAAAGCTGTACTTCCTGCTGACAATCCCACTGTCTGTTTTAACCCTGATAGAATCTGTCCAGGTTTCCGCAGTTAAATAGTCATCATCAAACCTGTATTTTAGCGTATCAGTCGGATGGTCAAATGTAATCCTGAAAGCATCGCCAATATCCGGGTAATTAACAGTGAGCGACCAGGCGATTGACTGGTTATTGCCCAGCACCGGGATAATATTAGCCCCGTAAGCCATCACACCGTAAAAATCCAGACCTTCCTCACTTTTCAGGTGAACTTCATAAGGCTGGTCGGATGGAATGTGCGGGTTGATCACTAAATAGGTGTTTCCGTTTTTTGTTTTTTTAGGACTTATCGCCCACATGTTCGAGCCCATTTTCGGTTCCAGGCTATTGTTATTGATGTAGGCCGAAACTTCGTCATCTCTGATGCCTGTATGTGAAAAGCCAAAGCTACCCCACATCATTCTTTCTACTGCCAGTAAATGCCAGGGTTCGAAGCGGGTGATCAGCTGCGGTTTTACTTCGGGATGGGTGCTTAAGTAGTAGTTGAGCCCGGCGGTATAGGCATCGCAGAGGAGTTTTATTTTATTGTTGAAGCCTGCGTATTCTGCTTTAGCGTGCTCAACTACCTTAAATGCCCTGATCTGATAATCGAAGGAAACGGCACCTTCTCCACTTACTTCTGCCTGCCTGCCAATAGTGGCAATCACCATATCTTCGATCGACTGGAAATGATCTTCGGCCCTGGCATATGCTAGGCCGAAAAGAACACTTTCATCTGTGGGTCCTGCAATATGCGCAATGCCCCATTTATCCCTGGAGATGGTTACTGTTTTGGCCATTTCAACAGGATCAACCTGATAGTAGGCGATATTATCTTTTTCCTCTGAACATGCAAATACCAATAAACTGATGGAAAGGAATACCAGGAGTTTTTTCATTTCTGCTGATTGATGTTTTTTCAAGTTGTGCCAAACAGTCGGCAAAATGGAGCAGGGACTGTCGCGGGGCTTGAAGTTAACAAAGTGTGGTAGACTTAGCTAGGCCTGTAAATTTTTTGTTAATATGCCTGCTTAGGTTCTGGCTTAGAGCCTGCCGTCAGCCACTATCATCCTGTTTATTTCCTTTGCTAACCGGCGTGCATCCTCTATGAGGAGCCTACGCAGGTTTTATGATATAATGTGAATTATGGGTTGAAGACAGCTGGAGAAAGGTAGTTTTTGCTGGCTGCAGGCTTTTTTATTTCTTATTCTTTTATAAAAATCAACAGCTTTCAGGCTTTTCTGTACATCAAGTGAGCAGCAGTTTTTAGTTCTACAATTGCCAGAACAGTTATAACAATAATTTCGAGAATGAAATACATCAAGCCTAAAACAGTTAGTTTTTGGTATAAGTAGATTATCAAAACAATGGTGAGGCAACAGTACATGAGGTTGGTAATTGCAATAATTTTCATGTAGGGCCTCCAATTAGCTGTTTTGCTTAAAAAGCATATGAATGAATAGGTGAAAAAAATGCAAGCCATGAAAGCTAAAGGATAAAGCACCTCTTCTGGCATACCAAAAGTGTTTTCAAATCTTGTCAGGATCAAGCCCAGCATGATTGCAGATAACAGCCCTCCTAAGCTGTCAATTAAAAACAGTTTCCTTGGTTCTATTTTATTCAGTTTGTGCTGAAGGGCCATTATATTACTGTGTCATATTGGATTCACAATTTTTCTTTCAGCTAATCCCTTGATCTCCCTAATTCAAATTGCTGTTTTACAATAATACCGGCTACAGTCGCTGCTTCGGTTGTTAGACTACCTACCTACCTACGGCGGCTGTTACTAAGTTATGCTTTGTTTGCTACAGATCAAATTACGAACTCCTTAAGTACCTGCTTACTCCAGCAGCCCAAGCAAATCCTCCCTCGTCAGCGCTTTCAACCCACCCGCATCAGCCTTCACCAGATCACCGGCCAGGGCAGCTTTGCTTTCCTGCAGGAGCATCATTTTCTCTTCTATGGTGTCGGGGGTGACGAGGCGCACGGCTACTACTTTCTTCTGCTGGCCAATGCGGTGGGTGCGGTCGATGGCCTGGTTCTCGACGGCGGGGTTCCACCAGGGGTCTACCAGGTATACATAGTCGGCCTCGGTGAGGTTGAGGCCGGTGCCGCCGGCTTTGAGGCTGATGAGGAAAACACGGACGCTGCTATTGTTTTGAAAGGCCTCTACCTTGCCCTGCCGGTTGCGGGTCTTGCCGGTGAGGTATTCGTAAGGGATGCCCCGTGACGTCAACTCCACTTTGATCAGCTCCAGCATGGCCACAAACTGGGAGAAGACCAGGATCTTGTGGTGGGGCGCCTTGCTTTCGATCTGCTCCAGCAGGACCTCTATTTTGGCGGAGTCGCTGCTGTAATATTGGGCGTCATTGAGCAGGAGAGGGGAGTTGCAGATCTGGCGGAGCTTGGTGAGACCCTGCAGCACATGCAGGCTGTTGCGGTCTATGTCGACGCCTTCTTTGGTGAGCAGGAAGTCGCGGAATTCCCTGGCATAGGCATTGTACACTCGGCGCTGCTCCGGACCCATTTCGCAAAGCAGGAGCATTTCGGTTTTTTCGGGCAGCTCGGGGGCTACGCCTTCCTTGGTGCGGCGCAGAATAAAGGGGCTGATCTTTTGCTGCAGCTCCCGGGCTTTTCTGCTATCCTTAAACTTATCGATGCGGGCCGAGTACTGCTCCTTAAAATGCTGCTTGTTGCCCAGCAGTCCGGGGCAGGCAAAGGAGAGCTGGCTGTAGAGGTCAAAGGTATTGTTCTCCAGCGGCGTACCGGTGATTACAATGCGGTTGCGCGCCTGCAGCAGGCGGGCAGCTTTGTAGCGCTGCGATTCGGGGTTTTTGATGGCCTGCGACTCGTCCAGGAAAATGTAGTTAAAGCGGTACTGCTTCAGGAAGCGGACGTCCTGCAGCAGGGTGCCGTAGGAGGTGAGGATAATGTCATAGTCCCCAAACTCCGCCACATCCTTAATCCGGCCGGAACCCCAGAGGGTGAGCACGCGCAGGCTGGGGGTAAACTTCTGCACCTCGGCCTGCCAGTTAAAAATTAGCGTGGTTGGCACCACCACCAGGTTGGCGGTTGTATGCCCTTTCTCGCGCTGGGAGAGGATGAAGGCCAGGATCTGCAGCGTTTTGCCCAGACCCATATCATCGGCCAGGATGCCGCCAAACCCCCATTCGTCGAGAAAATTAAGCCAGCTGAGGCCCTGCTTCTGGTAAGTCCGCATGTTTGCTTTTAGGGCTGTCGGAACGGCCACCTCCTCAATGCGCTCAAACCCGGCAAACCTGTCTTCAATCAGCGCAAGTTCCTCCTTAACCTCCTCCGAGAGCACCTCTTCGTCGTACATTTCGCGGATGCCCCTGAAGTTTGTTTTTGGGGTGCGCAGGCTGTCGTCTACCACCTCTGCGGCTGCAAAAAATTTAGCAAAGCGCTCAATCCATTCGGCAGGCAGCAGACCCTGGCTGCCATCGCCCAGCTGCACAAAGCGGCTGCGGTTGCGCAGGGCTTTCTGCAGGTGCTTCAGCGAGGCTTTCTGATTGCCGTACTTTACCGCTACGTGGGTATCGAACCAGTCTACGCCACTGTTCACCGTAACCGAAACCTTTGCCTTGTGCGGGTTCAGCTTGTTTTTGCTTAGCTGGTTAAAGCCCAGCACCCGGATGCCCTGCTGCTGCCAGGCCTCAAAGGCATCTAAAAACCAGTTTTCGTCCAGGAAGCGATCCCGGTGCAGGTAAAAGCAGTCGAAGTACAGGTAAGAACCTTCCTCGTAGAGCTGGCCCTCAAAATCCGGGTGCTGCTGCAGCAGGCGGGCCAGGAACTCCAGCTCGGCCCTTTCATCGCGCTCCATGGCAAAAGGATTGCCCTTCGCATCGGTGGCATAGAGCTGTTTTTTAGAGAGAATAGGGATCTCTACCTCGCCGTACCGCATCACCGGGGTAATGAGCACAAAAGCATCCGAATCCTGCAGGTAAATAAGCTGCTCCACCCCGCTGCTGCCTGCCCCCTGCCCAAAGCCTACCTCCTGCAGCTGCTGCGGGGTGGCCGGTTTGTAATAGGTGTAGTGGATGCGCACCCGCTGCTCCAGCCGCGCGAGCACCCCTTCTTTGAACTCCTCAAACCGGCTGCGGTGTATCAGCAGGGTATAGTTGTACTGTTTAAAAAAGTCGATCACCGCCAGGAACTCCAGCTTATCGATCAGGTAAAGCGTGCCGCCGATCAGCACAAAATACTGGTAGCGAATCCGCAGGGCATGGAGCTCATGAACCCCGTCGGCCACCACCAGCTGCCCCGATACTTCGTAGAAATCCCCTTTCTGGTGTACATAGAGGCGAAGCTCCGGACTAAGGTTTTTGAGCTGCACCGGCACCAGCGATGGGGCCGTGGTGTTTACCGAGGCTCGGGCATCGTGGTAGTAGAAGTCCAGGCCTAGCGGGTTTTTCACCAAAGCCTTCAGGCCCTGTATGTCGGAGGCCGATCTTTCGGTATTGAAGTTATTCTGGAATTTCTGGATGGCCGAGTAAAACTTCAGCTCCTGCTGCTGCTCCGTTTTCCAGATCAGGTCCAGGGGCGCCAGTGGGGTTAGGGGGTTCTTGGGCTTTCCCTCGCGGGTGGTGGCGGCCAGGAAGAGCTCCAGGTTTAAATGGTTGTAGAAGCGGTGCTGGCTTAGCACCACAATCATTTTAGTGCTGCTGCTGCCCTGGGAGAGGTGGGGCAGGGCAGTGGCAGGCTTTGGCAGCAGCTGCTCCTCTATCTTTTTGCCGGTAAAAGCATTGAGCGGGAAAAGCTCTTTTCTTTTTGATTTTATGCTGATCTCCCTCCCATCCCATTCCAGCAGAAAGTAGTCATCCAGCGCTTTTTCCTCTTCCAGGCCATACTCCTTTGCCACCTCCCGGATGGTGTCGTGGCGCAGCCCGGCATCAAAAAAAACGCGGATCTCCCGGCGATTGATGATGGTGTGCAGCACCAGTGCCTGGTACTCACAGAGTCTGGTGGTGGTGGTGGCAGCGCAGTCGCAGTGGAGCTGCAGGCTGCCCTCTGCCAGTGCCACCTCCACCGCCGGAAAGCCATCGGCAGGGGAGGAGCCCGCAAAAAGCGCCCTGTTTATCCTGATCATCTGGGGAAGCACAGCATTAGGGCTTCGGCCTGTTGTCGGGAGCTGTTCGCTGCTGTTGGTGAGAATAAAGCCGGTGTTGAGCACTGCAGGAGAGAAATTATGTATGGCAAAAGTATGCCCCTGATTTGTGCTGTTGTTGGTTTCAACTGGCTGATCGTCTTCCTGCATAGTCCCCTGGTTCGACGCTCAAGATAAAGAGAAATGGGGGTTCATGCCAGAGGCAGGTAACAGCATTCTGCACGAACTTGCAGTGATTGTGGTGGATCGGTTTTTATCAGGCTATTTTAGTTTGAGGATTGAGAAAGACAAGCCCGCTAAGCAATCATAACTTTCAATTCTGCAGCGAGGAAATTCCCTTCCTTAGACTCATCCTACCCCCATATCTCCTTTTACTGAAGGTTAATGCAAGCAGTGTACCACGTAGCGTCGATGCATGCATCGACGTGGTAGAGAAAATGCAGAAAGGAAAAATCTTATCGCTATAGCTGATTGAGATGGGAACCTCTTCCTGTTTTAGAACCACGTCGATGCGTGCATCGACGCTACAAAGTGGGCTACTAAACATAATAGACCTACTTAGAAAGATATGGGTAGGATGAGTCCAAAGGGTGGATTATCATACCATTTAGTAAGGCCACATGATTACATCTTATTGTTTAATCATATAGAAGTAGTTATCCACTTTACTACTTGGTATCAGATAGCCTGTATTGCAAAAGCCCCCCTTCCTCCCTATGTTCGTGCGCAATCGGCAGGTACCTACATGAATAGTGATTTAATATTGAAAAGCATTGCCAGGCATATAGCGCTGGAGCCCCGGGAGGAAGAGATGTTCCTATCCCTATTACAGCCCATGAAGATAAAGCGCAGGCAGTTTATGCTGCACCGGGGAGAGGTGTGCAGGTTTGCCGCTTTTGTAAACAGCGGCTGCCTGCGGAGCTATACCATCGATGGCAACGACTTTGAGCATATCCTGAACTTTGCTCCCACAGG of the Flammeovirgaceae bacterium 311 genome contains:
- a CDS encoding SNF2-like protein (COG0553 Superfamily II DNA/RNA helicases, SNF2 family) — translated: MQEDDQPVETNNSTNQGHTFAIHNFSPAVLNTGFILTNSSEQLPTTGRSPNAVLPQMIRINRALFAGSSPADGFPAVEVALAEGSLQLHCDCAATTTTRLCEYQALVLHTIINRREIRVFFDAGLRHDTIREVAKEYGLEEEKALDDYFLLEWDGREISIKSKRKELFPLNAFTGKKIEEQLLPKPATALPHLSQGSSSTKMIVVLSQHRFYNHLNLELFLAATTREGKPKNPLTPLAPLDLIWKTEQQQELKFYSAIQKFQNNFNTERSASDIQGLKALVKNPLGLDFYYHDARASVNTTAPSLVPVQLKNLSPELRLYVHQKGDFYEVSGQLVVADGVHELHALRIRYQYFVLIGGTLYLIDKLEFLAVIDFFKQYNYTLLIHRSRFEEFKEGVLARLEQRVRIHYTYYKPATPQQLQEVGFGQGAGSSGVEQLIYLQDSDAFVLITPVMRYGEVEIPILSKKQLYATDAKGNPFAMERDERAELEFLARLLQQHPDFEGQLYEEGSYLYFDCFYLHRDRFLDENWFLDAFEAWQQQGIRVLGFNQLSKNKLNPHKAKVSVTVNSGVDWFDTHVAVKYGNQKASLKHLQKALRNRSRFVQLGDGSQGLLPAEWIERFAKFFAAAEVVDDSLRTPKTNFRGIREMYDEEVLSEEVKEELALIEDRFAGFERIEEVAVPTALKANMRTYQKQGLSWLNFLDEWGFGGILADDMGLGKTLQILAFILSQREKGHTTANLVVVPTTLIFNWQAEVQKFTPSLRVLTLWGSGRIKDVAEFGDYDIILTSYGTLLQDVRFLKQYRFNYIFLDESQAIKNPESQRYKAARLLQARNRIVITGTPLENNTFDLYSQLSFACPGLLGNKQHFKEQYSARIDKFKDSRKARELQQKISPFILRRTKEGVAPELPEKTEMLLLCEMGPEQRRVYNAYAREFRDFLLTKEGVDIDRNSLHVLQGLTKLRQICNSPLLLNDAQYYSSDSAKIEVLLEQIESKAPHHKILVFSQFVAMLELIKVELTSRGIPYEYLTGKTRNRQGKVEAFQNNSSVRVFLISLKAGGTGLNLTEADYVYLVDPWWNPAVENQAIDRTHRIGQQKKVVAVRLVTPDTIEEKMMLLQESKAALAGDLVKADAGGLKALTREDLLGLLE
- a CDS encoding hypothetical protein (COG2442 Uncharacterized conserved protein); its protein translation is MNWSEYIETNENRGFGKPVIKGTRLSVEFIVGLLANGWTEAQIFENYPNLKKEHLQAVFSYLNDLLKDEFLFEIKRRSA
- a CDS encoding penicillin amidase (COG2366 Protein related to penicillin acylase); amino-acid sequence: MKKLLVFLSISLLVFACSEEKDNIAYYQVDPVEMAKTVTISRDKWGIAHIAGPTDESVLFGLAYARAEDHFQSIEDMVIATIGRQAEVSGEGAVSFDYQIRAFKVVEHAKAEYAGFNNKIKLLCDAYTAGLNYYLSTHPEVKPQLITRFEPWHLLAVERMMWGSFGFSHTGIRDDEVSAYINNNSLEPKMGSNMWAISPKKTKNGNTYLVINPHIPSDQPYEVHLKSEEGLDFYGVMAYGANIIPVLGNNQSIAWSLTVNYPDIGDAFRITFDHPTDTLKYRFDDDYLTAETWTDSIRVKTDSGIVSRKYSFLKTIHGPVLSRHGKQGMSYQSVGVENGGSIPQFYQMSKSTNLKDFKAAIASTSIAYHNFMYADKEGNIMYVYNGTIPKRDESLDWSKPVDGSDPRSRWKGYHSLEELPQLQNPKTGYLQNCNSDPFLTTTAENPDASKFPRYMTQLQRDTERAERSRIMLDSMNGITMEDLERAIMDTYVHRAGETLPALFAEYDRLTQTDQERALKLRQAIKLLKAWDKYASADSKAATLYFIYDELLFKNTMNGSWPRVIALEQTIDLLQKDKGSWEIAWGDVMRHQRVQNNSQYGVTDSLEHFPIAGGPGGTGIMFCLWPGSIEDKVVRRSTGGHSYVAVIEFGDEVKAKSIIPYGVSSHPDSPHYSDQAALYAKGQFKQVLLTDEEINQNLETRYHPGERKK